From the genome of Lotus japonicus ecotype B-129 chromosome 6, LjGifu_v1.2, one region includes:
- the LOC130724250 gene encoding uncharacterized protein LOC130724250: MGSTAVEKTEDELRNEIDELLRQQREITERLRDPRGLRRGALAAPSIRGNGVRQQRPFHRPGDRNDSDDQPPAKRRLSSAVVKLEDGELPEDADAGNDVKAKDSAAEAVNGTAAVGQSDRNAFNSNQSGWSRKDSNQRTSNMASEIPAAEHVPRVLPKNEDPSLVSRNKRMLGQLLGTLEKFRKEDKQLSGTEAFMRRSNSLQRAEQRAREESERLRKEEREQIAEKRRRDLTLRARVSAKTEEKKLELLFLRWSDHHKRLNNFIRTKAEPPIYYLPNKPLDEDAISIEKRKEEDFLAWKNARREELTEYQKQIGEQYLANVEKDLERWQNARNAKKGNNDQNLQETMDKELDTHRLEHGPKKRKIPDGSNNEDYDDVEDINVGEDDMMDDELDDDSGRRIDETIKTEAGNTSADPAADADNVDRK; the protein is encoded by the exons ATGGGGAGCACGGCGGTGGAGAAGACGGAGGACGAACTCCGCAACGAGATCGATGAGCTTCTTCGTCAACAGCGCgag ATAACAGAGAGGCTTCGAGATCCTCGAGGGCTACGCAGAGGTGCACTTGCAGCTCCTTCAATTCGCGGCAATGGTGTTCGCCAACAACGCCCCTTTCATCGTCCT GGAGACAGGAATGATTCTGATGATCAACCTCCGGCGAAGCGTCGACTTTCATCTGCTGTCGTCAAG CTGGAGGATGGGGAGTTGCCTGAAGATGCTGATGCAGGGAATGATGTGAAGGCAAAGGATTCAGCTGCTGAAGCTGTGAATGGGACTGCTGCAGTCGGTCAGAGTGATAGGAACGCTTTTAATTCTAACCAAAGCGGGTGGTCTAGAAAAGATAGCAATCAGAGAACTTCGAATATG GCTTCTGAGATTCCTGCTGCGGAACATGTTCCGAGAGTATTGCCAAAGAATGAGGATCCGAGCTTGGTTAGTAGGAACAAGAGAATGCTGGGTCAGCTTTTGGGTACGCTGGAG AAATTCAGAAAGGAAGACAAGCAACTCTCAGGAACAGAGGCATTTATGCGAAGATCTAATTCTCTGCAAAGA GCTGAGCAAAGAGCACGTGAGGAAAGTGAAAGGCTTAGGAAAGAGGAGCGTGAACAGATTGCTGAAAAACGGAGAAGAGATTTG ACACTTAGGGCACGTGTATCTGCTAAGACAGAAGAAAAGAAGTTGGAGTTGCTATTTCTTCGGTGGAGTGATCATCATAAAAGACTAAACAATTTTATAAG GACTAAAGCAGAGCCTCCAATCTACTATTTGCCCAACAAGCCCTTGGATGAGGATGCTATATCAATTGAGAAGCGCAAAGAAGAG GATTTCCTTGCATGGAAGAATGCAAGAAGAGAGGAATTGACTGAGTATCAGAAACAGATCGGGGAGCAATATCTTGCCAATGTTGAAAAGGATTTGGAGAGATGGCAGAATGCAAGGAATGCAAAGAAAGGAAACAATGACCAGAATTTACAGGAAACTATGGACAAAGAGTTGGACACTCACAGGCTCGAGCATGGTCCCAAGAAAAGAAAGATCCCTGACGGAAGCAATAATGAAGACTATGACGATGTGGAAGATATAAACGTCGGGGAGGATGATATGATGGATGATGAATTAGACGATGATTCTGGTAGAAGAATTGATGAAACAATTAAGACGGAAGCAGGTAACACCAGTGCAGATCCTGCAGCTGATGCTGATAATGTGGACCGTAAGTGA